AGCCCGATTAACTTCGGGCTTTTTTTATACAAAGCTATGTAAAGAAGTGTAGGATTTTGTGTACATGTATAAAAATTAGACACTAACAAAGTTAAACAACGTACTGATATTGTATAAAATTAGTACAATTCAAGGGGCATCTTATCTAAAATCCTCAGAAATAGTGTGGTTTATAACTGGCATGAAAATTGCTGTAAAAGTATAATACGAGAGGAGTGATTGTGATGGCTATAGTTAAGGTTAACGATATTAGCATGTATTACGAGGTTCATGGAGAGGGAGAACCTTTAGTGTTAATTGAAGGTTTGGGTTATTCAACTTGGATGTGGTATAAGCAACTGCCGGTAATTTCAAAATATTTTAAAGTTATTATATTTGATAATAGGGGAGTTGGAAAAACAGATAAGCCGGACTGTGAATATACAATAGAAATGATGGCTGATGATTTAGCTGGACTATTACGTTCTTTGAATATAAAAACAACCCATATTCTAGGCGTTTCAATGGGCGGGTTTATTGCTCAACAATTCTCTGCAAATTATCCAGAGATGGTGGATAAGTTAATACTATGTTCCACATCATTTGGAGGTCCTAATAGCATTCCCATACCACAAGAAACATTGGATATAATGATGAAAGGTGGGGGGGAGTACAAAACAATCTTAGATATTAAAAAGGCAATTTCTACTGCTTTTTATAACGGTAAAATTCCTGAAGACAAAGAAGTTTTAGAGAAAATTATGCAAGAAAAAAAGCAAGAACCCCAGCCCAAATATGCTTACCAGAGGCAGCTAATGGCAGGGGCTTCATTTAATGGTGAAGACAATACCCAAAGAATAAAAGCTGATACATTAATAGTGGCTGGGCAAAAAGATGAAGTGGTACCACCTCAAAACGCTTATTTACTCAATGAAAGAATATCTTCTTCAGAAGTAGAGATTATTGAAAAGGGTGGACATGTTTTTTTTATGGAGCAGCCTAATAAAAGTAACGAAGTGTTTTTAAATTTTTTGTTAAAGTAGGTGGTTACTAAATGGAACCCATTATTAAAAGTTTTGTAGATGTGGCACCATTTATCAATAAATTAACAACATCTGACTTTGCCGTATCGGTTTGTGATTTAAATGGTTGTGTATCCTACATTCCTTCTGATAAATTAAACCACGGTTTAAAGCCTGGCCAACCTCATGTAGAAGGTTCTACTGCTCAAAAGTGTTTAAATAAAAAGCAAAGGATAATTCAAAGGGTAAACAAAGATGTATTTGGTTTTCCATATATCGCCATAGCAATTCCTCTTTACAATAACCATCAAAAACTAGTTGGGGTAGTTTCCTTTGCAGAAACTGTGGACAAACAACAGGTTCTTATAGGTGCGGCAGAGAAACTAAAAAAAACTATGGAAAACTTAGGAATATATACAAATGATATTTCCACAACTGTAAATAATACAGCCAAGGTAGGCAGTGACCTAAATGAAGCATTTAAGCAGTCTATTGAGAAAATTCAGCAGACCGATAGGGTGTTAGGGTTTATTAAAGAAATTTCAAACCAGACTAATCTTCTTGGATTAAATGCAGC
This genomic interval from Proteinivorax tanatarense contains the following:
- a CDS encoding alpha/beta fold hydrolase; its protein translation is MAIVKVNDISMYYEVHGEGEPLVLIEGLGYSTWMWYKQLPVISKYFKVIIFDNRGVGKTDKPDCEYTIEMMADDLAGLLRSLNIKTTHILGVSMGGFIAQQFSANYPEMVDKLILCSTSFGGPNSIPIPQETLDIMMKGGGEYKTILDIKKAISTAFYNGKIPEDKEVLEKIMQEKKQEPQPKYAYQRQLMAGASFNGEDNTQRIKADTLIVAGQKDEVVPPQNAYLLNERISSSEVEIIEKGGHVFFMEQPNKSNEVFLNFLLK